In Nitrospirota bacterium, the following are encoded in one genomic region:
- a CDS encoding DUF1015 domain-containing protein has protein sequence MANIIPFRGVLYNPAASGDIAQVVAPPYDVIDAEAQRALHARNPHNVIRLELGLDEPGDGPACNRYTRAAGLLQSWLAGGVLRRDREPAIYPYQIEYVPPAAGPDAGTRVLKGFLSTVELADFGTGRVYPHENTRAAAKEDRLRLLEACRSNFSPIWSLFSDPEGGILGLLDKSVDTDRPRLDFRDDAGFRHRLWAITDRTVLGEIAEAMHPKPLFIADGHHRYETALAYRNLRRRQAGAGQSNGLRPYDSVLMLFSSLEDPGLTILPTHRVLRTQPPPLAELAVQLRGAFTFEEFPFQEQAEADARRRFIGTLRARGLAGHAFGLALRGVPRYVVLSLRPDQPVLANPSARDRLDVSILHSSILGRLCPSKADEEAIFYTKDDDEALDWVRRGSAEAALLLNPTKVSEVRAVAAAGERMPHKSTYFFPKPLTGLVMNVMD, from the coding sequence TTCCGGGGAGTCCTGTACAATCCCGCCGCGTCCGGGGACATCGCCCAGGTCGTGGCACCGCCCTACGACGTCATCGACGCGGAGGCGCAGCGGGCGCTGCACGCGCGGAATCCGCACAACGTCATCCGGCTCGAGCTGGGGCTGGACGAGCCGGGCGACGGGCCCGCCTGCAACCGGTACACGCGCGCGGCCGGGCTCCTGCAGAGCTGGCTGGCGGGCGGCGTGCTCCGGCGCGACCGCGAGCCGGCGATCTACCCCTACCAGATCGAGTATGTCCCGCCCGCGGCCGGGCCGGACGCCGGCACGAGGGTGCTCAAGGGTTTCCTCTCCACGGTGGAGCTGGCGGACTTCGGCACCGGCCGGGTCTATCCGCACGAGAACACGCGGGCCGCGGCCAAGGAGGACCGGCTGCGCCTCCTGGAGGCCTGCCGCTCCAACTTCAGCCCGATCTGGTCCCTGTTTTCCGATCCGGAGGGCGGCATCCTCGGCCTTCTCGACAAATCCGTCGACACGGACCGGCCGCGCCTCGACTTCCGCGACGATGCGGGATTCCGCCACCGCCTCTGGGCGATCACGGACCGGACCGTGCTCGGAGAGATCGCGGAGGCCATGCATCCCAAGCCCCTGTTCATCGCGGACGGACACCACCGCTACGAGACCGCCCTCGCGTACCGGAACCTGCGGCGCCGGCAGGCCGGGGCCGGTCAGTCGAACGGTCTCCGGCCCTACGACAGCGTGCTCATGCTCTTCTCGAGCCTGGAGGATCCGGGCCTGACGATCCTGCCCACCCACCGGGTGCTTCGCACCCAGCCGCCTCCGCTGGCCGAGCTCGCGGTGCAGCTCCGCGGGGCCTTCACGTTCGAGGAGTTCCCGTTCCAGGAACAGGCGGAAGCGGACGCCCGCCGCCGCTTCATCGGGACGCTGCGCGCCAGGGGCCTCGCAGGCCACGCCTTCGGCCTGGCGTTGCGCGGGGTGCCCCGGTACGTCGTCCTGAGCCTACGGCCCGATCAGCCGGTCTTGGCCAACCCCTCCGCGCGAGACCGGCTGGACGTGTCGATCCTGCACAGTTCGATCCTGGGCCGCCTGTGCCCGTCCAAGGCCGACGAAGAGGCGATCTTCTACACCAAGGACGACGACGAGGCCCTGGACTGGGTGCGCCGCGGATCGGCCGAAGCGGCGCTGCTGCTCAACCCGACCAAGGTGAGCGAGGTTCGCGCCGTCGCGGCGGCCGGCGAGCGGATGCCGCACAAGTCCACCTATTTCTTCCCGAAACCCTTGACGGGCTTGGTCATGAATGTCATGGACTGA
- a CDS encoding sigma-54 dependent transcriptional regulator has product MRVKILVVDDDPDIVTILKDRLESLGYDTVTAEDGTQALTLIEREQPGLMLLDLEMPALSGLDVLKRIAQARQSGREGFDVPVIIMTAHGTITKAVQAMKEGAYDFLTKPVETEHLTIVMQKALERETLRRQVEYLRTEVDARYATIVGTSPQIASVVELAKRAAQSDAGVLLLGESGTGKELFARSIHHWSPRRAMPFVVINCVALTETLLENELFGHEKGAFTGADRQQKGKIEMADGGTLFLDEIGDMPTALQAKLLRVLQDREFHRVGGTRPVRVNIRVIAATNKDLKQAVKEGRFREDLFFRLNVVTLTLPPLRERPADIPQLAEFFLKRHAQDAKRPRARLTQEAMAAITCYAWPGNIRELENALARAVVLSQHEEIGPESLALWGPDGLQAAQTSGSAGYEDLPYHESMEEHSRSIILRALQRANWCQTRAAEQLKLQRTYLARLIKQKNIPVQPQRG; this is encoded by the coding sequence ATGAGAGTCAAGATCCTCGTCGTCGATGATGACCCGGACATCGTCACGATCCTGAAGGATCGGTTGGAATCGCTCGGCTACGACACGGTCACCGCGGAAGACGGGACTCAGGCGCTCACGCTCATCGAGCGGGAACAGCCCGGCCTCATGCTGCTGGACCTGGAGATGCCCGCGCTCTCGGGCCTGGACGTGCTCAAGCGGATCGCCCAGGCCAGGCAGAGCGGGCGCGAAGGGTTCGATGTCCCCGTCATCATCATGACCGCCCACGGAACGATCACGAAGGCAGTCCAGGCGATGAAGGAGGGCGCCTACGACTTCCTCACCAAACCCGTCGAGACGGAGCACCTGACGATCGTGATGCAGAAGGCCCTGGAGCGGGAGACGTTGCGCCGCCAGGTCGAATACCTCCGCACCGAGGTGGACGCCCGCTATGCCACGATCGTCGGGACGAGCCCCCAGATCGCGTCCGTCGTCGAGCTCGCCAAACGGGCCGCCCAGTCCGACGCCGGCGTGCTGCTGCTGGGGGAGAGCGGCACCGGCAAAGAGCTCTTCGCCCGCTCCATCCACCACTGGAGCCCCAGACGGGCCATGCCGTTCGTGGTCATCAACTGCGTGGCGCTCACCGAGACCCTGCTGGAGAACGAGCTCTTCGGGCACGAGAAGGGGGCCTTCACCGGGGCGGACCGCCAGCAGAAGGGCAAGATCGAGATGGCGGACGGGGGGACCCTCTTCCTGGACGAAATCGGCGACATGCCGACGGCCCTCCAGGCCAAGCTGCTGCGGGTCCTCCAGGACCGCGAGTTCCACCGGGTCGGGGGCACCCGCCCGGTCCGGGTGAACATCCGCGTCATCGCCGCGACGAACAAGGACCTCAAGCAGGCCGTCAAGGAGGGACGCTTCCGCGAGGACCTCTTTTTCCGGCTCAACGTCGTCACGCTGACGCTCCCCCCGCTTCGCGAGCGCCCCGCGGACATCCCGCAACTGGCCGAATTCTTCCTCAAGCGGCACGCGCAGGACGCCAAGCGGCCCAGGGCAAGGCTGACGCAGGAGGCCATGGCGGCCATCACCTGTTATGCCTGGCCCGGCAACATCCGGGAGCTGGAGAATGCGCTCGCCCGAGCCGTCGTGCTCAGCCAGCACGAGGAGATCGGCCCCGAGTCCCTGGCTCTCTGGGGTCCCGACGGACTGCAGGCCGCCCAGACGAGCGGCTCGGCCGGCTATGAGGACCTCCCCTACCACGAGTCCATGGAGGAGCACAGCCGTTCCATCATCCTGCGGGCCCTCCAGCGGGCCAACTGGTGCCAGACCAGGGCGGCCGAGCAACTCAAGCTCCAACGGACGTACCTGGCGCGGCTCATCAAGCAGAAGAACATCCCGGTCCAGCCCCAGCGCGGATGA
- a CDS encoding heavy metal translocating P-type ATPase: MAIDPVCGMTVEEEKAAATSVYKGTTYYFCAPGCKRTFEAGPDAILKNGPRGMQAPAPQMVTIGKIQRAEPRGPRPAPSPTAQPAKGLPQPPDVSRLTSDVSRLTIPIEGMSCASCVAKIEQGLGGMEGIVKASVNLATEQATVEYLPNVTSVAAIQETIRGLGYTPVLPAGPSASERESPATKEARAREAYRTLTIRFWASAVLTLPIMVLGMSEHLGLPVARTASFWLQLLLATPVQFWAGWQFYRGALAVARHGSSDMNTLIAVGTSAAYGYSVAATLAPGLFAAGGLVPAVYFDTSAAIVTLILFGRVLEARAKGRASEAIRKLAGLQPRQARVVREGHEQDVPIEEVRVGDLVIVRPGERIPVDGLVRQGTSAVDESMLTGESLPVDKQPGDLVIGATLNRVGGLKVEATKVGRDTALAQIIRIVEEAQAAKPPIARLVDRIAAVFVPAVILVAGLTFVLWLVLGPAPALTHALVNFVAVLIIACPCALGLATPTSIMVGLGRGAELGILLRGGDALELAHRLTTIVLDKTGTLTKGEPSVAAVVPVADGWTVERLVGLAASAERSSEHPVGEAIVRHARQQGIPVMDAAEFAAIPGHGIRAKVAAPSGALTVSLGNLRLMEVDGIQAGQDATKTAEQLSNAGLTPMYLAVREPEAKLAGILAVADTPKDHAQEAVEALHRLGLEVIMLTGDNPRTARAIADQVKIDWVLAEVLPEQKAREIKKLQEQGKVVAMVGDGINDAPALAQADVGIAIGTGTDVAMEAADVTLVRGDLRNVVLAIALSRATTRNIKQNLFAAFIYNVLLIPAAALGYLNPIWAAAAMSLSSVSVVGNALRLRRFRLP; encoded by the coding sequence ATGGCGATAGACCCAGTTTGCGGAATGACAGTCGAAGAGGAGAAGGCCGCCGCGACGTCGGTTTACAAGGGCACGACCTACTACTTCTGCGCCCCCGGCTGCAAACGGACCTTCGAGGCAGGCCCGGACGCGATCCTCAAGAATGGCCCTCGCGGCATGCAGGCGCCCGCCCCCCAGATGGTCACGATCGGGAAAATCCAGAGGGCGGAGCCACGCGGCCCCCGTCCTGCTCCAAGCCCGACCGCGCAACCGGCGAAGGGCTTGCCCCAGCCCCCAGACGTTTCACGTCTCACGTCTGACGTCTCACGTCTCACGATTCCGATCGAGGGGATGTCTTGCGCCTCCTGCGTCGCCAAGATCGAGCAGGGGCTGGGCGGGATGGAGGGAATCGTCAAGGCCTCGGTGAACCTCGCGACCGAGCAGGCGACGGTCGAATACCTGCCGAACGTGACGAGCGTGGCGGCGATCCAGGAGACGATCCGCGGCCTGGGCTACACGCCGGTCCTGCCCGCCGGACCTTCGGCGAGCGAGCGGGAATCCCCCGCGACCAAGGAGGCCCGCGCGCGGGAGGCCTACCGGACGCTCACGATCCGCTTCTGGGCCTCGGCGGTCCTGACCCTGCCGATCATGGTCCTCGGCATGTCGGAGCACCTGGGTTTGCCGGTCGCCCGGACCGCCTCCTTCTGGCTCCAGCTCCTCCTGGCCACGCCGGTGCAGTTCTGGGCGGGCTGGCAGTTCTACCGCGGGGCCCTCGCGGTGGCCCGGCACGGCTCCTCCGACATGAACACGCTGATCGCCGTCGGAACCTCCGCGGCCTACGGCTACAGCGTCGCCGCCACCCTCGCCCCCGGGCTCTTCGCCGCCGGCGGCCTCGTGCCGGCCGTCTACTTCGACACCTCCGCCGCCATCGTCACGCTCATCCTCTTCGGCCGCGTGCTGGAGGCGAGGGCCAAAGGGCGGGCCTCGGAGGCCATCCGCAAGCTGGCCGGCCTCCAGCCCAGACAGGCGCGGGTCGTCCGGGAGGGGCACGAGCAGGACGTGCCGATCGAGGAGGTGCGCGTCGGCGACCTGGTCATCGTCCGTCCGGGCGAGCGGATTCCGGTGGACGGCCTGGTCCGCCAGGGAACGTCGGCGGTGGACGAATCCATGCTGACGGGCGAGAGCCTGCCGGTGGACAAGCAGCCGGGCGACCTCGTGATCGGCGCGACGCTCAATCGCGTCGGCGGCCTGAAGGTCGAGGCCACCAAGGTCGGCCGGGACACGGCGCTCGCGCAGATCATCCGCATCGTCGAGGAAGCCCAGGCCGCCAAGCCGCCGATCGCCAGGCTGGTGGACCGGATCGCCGCGGTCTTCGTGCCGGCCGTGATCCTGGTCGCCGGGCTCACGTTCGTCCTCTGGCTCGTCCTCGGCCCGGCGCCGGCCCTCACCCACGCGCTCGTCAACTTCGTCGCCGTCTTGATCATCGCCTGCCCCTGCGCCCTGGGTCTGGCCACCCCCACCTCGATCATGGTGGGCTTGGGCAGGGGCGCGGAGCTCGGCATCCTGCTCCGAGGCGGGGACGCGCTCGAGCTGGCCCACCGGCTCACGACGATCGTGCTGGACAAGACCGGCACGCTGACGAAGGGCGAGCCCTCCGTGGCCGCCGTGGTGCCGGTGGCGGACGGCTGGACCGTCGAGCGTCTCGTCGGCCTGGCCGCCTCGGCCGAGCGCAGCTCGGAGCACCCGGTCGGCGAGGCCATCGTCCGCCACGCCCGCCAGCAGGGAATTCCCGTGATGGACGCAGCCGAGTTCGCGGCGATCCCCGGCCACGGCATCCGGGCCAAGGTCGCCGCCCCCTCCGGGGCCCTCACCGTCTCGCTCGGCAACCTCCGGCTGATGGAAGTGGACGGAATCCAGGCGGGGCAGGACGCGACGAAGACGGCGGAGCAGCTCTCGAACGCGGGGCTCACCCCCATGTACCTGGCGGTGCGGGAGCCGGAGGCCAAGCTGGCGGGCATCCTGGCGGTCGCCGACACGCCCAAGGACCACGCGCAGGAGGCCGTGGAGGCCCTGCACCGGCTTGGCCTGGAGGTCATCATGCTGACCGGCGACAATCCCCGCACCGCCAGGGCGATCGCCGATCAGGTGAAGATCGACTGGGTTCTGGCCGAGGTCCTGCCCGAGCAGAAGGCGCGGGAGATCAAGAAGCTGCAGGAGCAAGGCAAGGTAGTCGCGATGGTGGGGGACGGGATCAACGACGCCCCGGCCCTCGCGCAGGCCGACGTCGGGATCGCGATCGGGACCGGCACGGACGTGGCCATGGAGGCGGCCGACGTGACCCTGGTCCGCGGGGACCTGCGGAACGTGGTCCTCGCCATCGCCCTGTCGCGGGCCACGACCAGGAACATCAAGCAGAACCTGTTTGCGGCCTTCATCTACAACGTGCTGCTGATCCCGGCCGCAGCCCTCGGCTACCTGAACCCGATCTGGGCGGCGGCGGCCATGAGCCTCTCCTCCGTCAGCGTCGTGGGGAACGCGTTGCGCCTGCGCCGGTTCCGCCTGCCGTGA
- a CDS encoding NDP-sugar synthase, whose amino-acid sequence MKAMILAAGLGTRLRPLTETIPKPLLPVAGVPLIVWNLLLLRQHGITDVIVNLHHLGYLIEQTLGDGSKWGMSVSYSREAVILGTGGGIKQAEAFFGGGSFLVLNGDTMMELDLGEVVRAHRERGALATMVLREDPDARRWGPVEVDQAGRVCSINGWGRADAGAGGPRFTHMFAGVHVMEPRLLDVVPSGQESSIIDAYVRSLALGELIGSFLMRGYWSDVGTPDRYAQVQKDAEAGLITLAARERRPALPG is encoded by the coding sequence ATGAAGGCGATGATTTTGGCGGCGGGGCTCGGCACCCGCCTGAGACCGCTGACCGAGACGATTCCCAAGCCGCTGCTCCCCGTCGCCGGCGTCCCGCTGATCGTCTGGAACCTGCTGCTGCTGCGTCAGCACGGGATCACGGACGTGATCGTCAACCTGCACCATCTGGGGTACCTGATCGAGCAGACGCTGGGAGACGGGTCGAAGTGGGGCATGTCCGTGTCCTACTCGCGCGAGGCGGTGATCCTCGGCACGGGCGGGGGGATCAAGCAGGCCGAGGCCTTTTTCGGCGGCGGCTCTTTCCTCGTGCTCAACGGGGACACCATGATGGAGCTGGACCTGGGCGAGGTCGTGCGGGCCCATCGCGAGCGGGGCGCCCTGGCGACGATGGTCCTCCGGGAAGACCCGGATGCCCGACGCTGGGGGCCGGTGGAGGTGGACCAAGCGGGGCGCGTGTGCTCGATCAACGGCTGGGGGCGGGCGGATGCAGGAGCGGGCGGGCCCCGCTTCACGCACATGTTCGCCGGCGTGCACGTGATGGAGCCGCGGCTGCTCGACGTCGTGCCGTCGGGGCAGGAGTCCTCGATCATCGACGCCTACGTCCGCTCGCTCGCGCTGGGGGAGCTCATCGGGAGCTTCCTCATGCGCGGCTACTGGTCGGACGTCGGAACCCCGGATCGGTACGCTCAGGTTCAGAAGGACGCAGAGGCCGGCCTCATTACGCTCGCGGCCCGCGAGCGCCGGCCCGCCCTCCCCGGATGA
- a CDS encoding helix-turn-helix transcriptional regulator: MNLGGRLRQLRKGKELGIKTLAKKVKVDHAYLSRIESGQVQPSEQVLHKLSKALDCDEAELMILTDRIPPAWRTAIKKKPQKSALLIQESLGKYRTLGKMARSLSVDGDLPDATDETAPAGRPKRKSPDGVSTNDLVFSSSCGSNDELFPRVLSLYVSPGSTVADVTYGKGVFWKRIPKESYKLLATDIEEGVDCRSLPYTDRSIDCVVLDPPYMHTPGGTAHVGHQNYEGYYKNNVARNGSGRKYHEAVLDLYFAAGAEAHRVLRDEGIFIVKCADEVCANQQRLTHVELINEYTRKGFIVEDLFVLLRNNRPGVSRILKQIHARKNHSYFLVFRKSDGKTRWMGPKPPTSR; the protein is encoded by the coding sequence ATGAATTTGGGGGGCCGCCTTCGGCAACTTCGGAAAGGAAAGGAGTTGGGGATAAAGACCTTGGCAAAGAAGGTCAAGGTTGACCATGCCTACCTCTCAAGGATCGAATCAGGACAAGTCCAACCTTCCGAACAAGTCCTTCACAAACTCTCAAAGGCCCTTGACTGTGACGAAGCCGAGCTCATGATCCTTACGGATCGAATACCGCCTGCATGGCGAACCGCGATCAAGAAAAAGCCTCAAAAGTCCGCTCTCTTAATTCAGGAATCGTTAGGCAAATATCGGACGCTCGGCAAGATGGCGCGCTCTCTTTCTGTTGATGGTGACTTGCCGGATGCTACAGATGAAACCGCTCCTGCTGGGCGTCCAAAGCGCAAGTCACCTGACGGTGTTTCGACCAACGATCTTGTTTTTAGTTCGTCCTGCGGAAGCAACGACGAGCTTTTCCCACGGGTTCTCTCCCTCTATGTATCCCCAGGAAGTACGGTAGCGGACGTGACGTACGGAAAGGGCGTTTTCTGGAAGAGGATTCCCAAAGAGTCCTACAAGCTTTTGGCTACCGATATTGAAGAGGGCGTTGACTGTCGCTCATTGCCCTACACGGATAGGTCCATTGACTGTGTCGTCCTTGATCCGCCCTACATGCATACACCCGGGGGCACGGCCCATGTGGGACATCAAAACTACGAGGGCTACTACAAGAACAATGTGGCAAGGAACGGCTCAGGAAGAAAATACCATGAGGCAGTGCTCGATCTGTATTTCGCCGCCGGCGCCGAAGCTCACCGGGTCTTGAGGGACGAAGGTATCTTTATTGTGAAATGTGCCGACGAGGTTTGTGCGAATCAACAACGCCTGACCCATGTAGAGTTAATTAACGAATATACGCGCAAAGGGTTTATCGTTGAGGATCTGTTTGTCCTTCTTCGGAATAACCGTCCTGGGGTCAGCAGAATTCTCAAGCAAATCCACGCCCGTAAGAATCACTCCTACTTTCTCGTTTTCCGCAAGTCAGATGGCAAAACACGATGGATGGGACCGAAGCCACCTACTTCCCGATAG
- a CDS encoding phosphotransferase has protein sequence MKRARRAGGIGLALAGRPSTFFRSGVPRWADRVTSGRAMRIMRAMAAVDPVQPKRLQAPPDESLVAETVRTALPFPARFVKLAPLAGDASNRRYFRVELSGAPQASLVLMQLAEPEAFKQSEEAVSGAVAIAELPFVNVLRHLAKAGVAVPSLYYYDRAAGLLYLEDLGDVTLAEASANATGPDTPALYQRAVDGLVTLHMKATFPPDPSCLAFSRAFDAPLLMWEFDHFLEYGIEKRRGRLIPEGDRQAIRAEMQRIAALMAEQPRVFTHRDYHSRNLMVQHGRIRVLDFQDALMGPASYDLASLLRDSYLSLEEEMVEALIVRYLEGRAKAGAPLDRPVFLRLFDLTSIQRNLKAAGRFVYIHLVKGNDRYLRYIPHTLANVKRNLNRYRQLHPLRDLLARYVPELA, from the coding sequence GTGAAGCGCGCTCGCCGCGCCGGCGGCATCGGGCTGGCGCTGGCTGGCCGGCCCTCCACTTTTTTCCGGTCAGGTGTCCCGCGATGGGCCGATCGAGTGACAAGCGGCCGGGCGATGCGTATAATGCGCGCGATGGCCGCGGTTGATCCCGTCCAGCCGAAGCGACTTCAGGCTCCCCCCGACGAGTCCCTCGTGGCCGAGACGGTCCGCACCGCGCTTCCGTTCCCGGCCCGGTTCGTCAAGCTGGCCCCGCTGGCCGGGGACGCCTCCAACCGCCGCTACTTCCGCGTCGAGTTGAGCGGCGCCCCGCAGGCCTCGCTCGTCCTGATGCAACTGGCCGAGCCCGAGGCCTTCAAACAGTCGGAGGAGGCGGTGAGCGGCGCCGTCGCGATCGCGGAGCTGCCGTTCGTCAACGTGCTCCGGCACCTGGCCAAGGCCGGCGTGGCGGTCCCCTCCCTCTACTACTACGACCGGGCGGCGGGGCTCCTCTACCTCGAGGATCTGGGGGACGTGACGCTGGCCGAGGCCTCGGCCAACGCGACCGGCCCGGACACGCCCGCCCTCTACCAGCGGGCGGTGGACGGACTCGTCACGCTGCACATGAAGGCGACCTTTCCGCCCGATCCCTCCTGCCTGGCTTTCAGCCGGGCCTTTGACGCGCCGCTACTGATGTGGGAGTTCGACCATTTCCTCGAGTACGGGATCGAGAAACGCCGCGGGCGGCTGATCCCCGAAGGGGATCGGCAGGCGATCCGGGCGGAGATGCAGAGAATCGCCGCGCTGATGGCCGAGCAGCCCCGCGTCTTCACCCACCGGGACTACCACAGCCGGAACCTGATGGTGCAGCACGGACGAATCCGGGTCCTCGACTTCCAGGACGCGTTGATGGGGCCCGCCTCCTACGACCTGGCCTCACTGCTGCGCGACTCCTACCTGTCGCTTGAGGAAGAGATGGTCGAGGCACTGATCGTCCGTTACCTGGAGGGACGGGCCAAGGCCGGAGCTCCGCTGGATCGGCCGGTCTTCCTGCGGCTCTTCGACCTGACCAGCATTCAGCGGAACCTCAAAGCGGCGGGCCGGTTCGTCTACATCCACCTGGTCAAGGGCAACGACCGGTATCTCCGGTACATCCCGCACACCCTGGCCAACGTGAAACGCAACCTGAACCGCTACCGCCAGCTCCATCCGCTCCGCGACCTGCTGGCCCGCTACGTGCCGGAACTCGCCTAG
- a CDS encoding glycoside hydrolase family 57 protein — protein sequence MKTVHLCFLWHMHQPYYTDPVAGCASMPWVRLHATKAYFDMACLIERFPGIKATFNFTPSLVTQLQELAAGSVRDLFLEHAQKPAADLTAAERAFVVRHFFAANWATMVRPSPRYHELLVKRGMDIHGQDLDALARQFTAQELLDLQVWQNLAWFGYGALARHPDLAALRRKDRWFTEEDKQTVLAIQRHTVGEILPLYRRLAEAGQVELTTTPFYHPILPLLIDTDFARRARPDLPLPQRFQAPADAQAQVRKAVALHERTFGTAPAGLWPSEGSVCPEMVPILKEAGLRWTATDEGVLARSLSGWSRQTDLYQPYRIGPEGEDLTIIFRDRDLSDAFSFVYAKATPESAVEDVLGRIGEIARQAPADRLLLPVILDGENPWEHYYDSGERFLSGLYGALTSDPVNGVRVAVESVSGALAHFEAPQRLVHLHSGSWINADYKIWIGHQEDNRGWELIRETRARLAEASGRLPEDQIRAAWEELYAAEGSDWFWWYGDDFQTDYKTEFDRLFRLHLRNALARADLPVPDFLNEPLIGEPEPYSVHLPVNLISPTVDGLVSDFFEWQGAGSIDPAPPLGAMWRASRIFTYIGFGFSLDALFLRLDPGEAAAPDQPARVVEVHVETNARLHKLTFPLTGPSPDHTFTLWSASRETGAASFVEIGRYGTIGWRKVIELAVPFKDLHLEAGQEFRMSLAVTEGGLEIDRYPRHLPLVLTVPDRDYEATLWRV from the coding sequence ATGAAGACCGTCCATCTCTGTTTCCTCTGGCACATGCACCAGCCGTACTACACGGACCCGGTGGCTGGCTGCGCGTCCATGCCGTGGGTCCGGCTCCACGCCACCAAGGCCTATTTCGACATGGCCTGCCTGATCGAGCGGTTTCCGGGGATCAAGGCCACGTTCAACTTCACCCCCTCGCTCGTCACCCAGTTGCAGGAGCTGGCCGCCGGGTCGGTGCGCGACCTGTTTCTGGAGCATGCCCAGAAGCCGGCGGCGGACCTCACCGCGGCCGAGCGGGCCTTCGTCGTCCGCCACTTCTTCGCCGCCAACTGGGCCACGATGGTCCGGCCCTCCCCCCGCTACCACGAGCTGCTCGTCAAGCGGGGGATGGACATCCACGGGCAGGATTTGGACGCGCTCGCCAGGCAATTCACAGCCCAGGAACTGCTGGATCTCCAAGTCTGGCAGAACCTGGCCTGGTTCGGATACGGGGCCCTCGCTCGCCATCCGGATCTGGCGGCCCTCCGGCGCAAGGATCGCTGGTTCACCGAGGAGGACAAGCAGACGGTGCTGGCCATCCAGCGGCACACCGTCGGCGAGATCCTGCCGCTCTACCGACGGCTGGCCGAGGCCGGACAGGTCGAGTTGACCACGACTCCCTTCTACCACCCGATCCTGCCGCTCCTCATTGACACGGACTTTGCCAGGCGCGCGCGCCCCGACCTGCCCCTCCCCCAGCGGTTCCAGGCCCCGGCCGACGCCCAGGCCCAAGTCCGCAAGGCCGTCGCCCTGCACGAACGGACGTTCGGGACGGCTCCGGCGGGCCTGTGGCCTTCGGAGGGCTCGGTCTGTCCGGAGATGGTCCCGATTCTCAAGGAAGCGGGGCTGCGCTGGACGGCCACCGACGAGGGGGTCCTGGCCCGCTCGCTGAGCGGCTGGAGCCGGCAGACAGACCTGTACCAGCCCTACCGGATCGGACCGGAGGGAGAAGACCTGACGATCATCTTCCGGGACCGCGACCTCTCCGACGCCTTCAGCTTCGTCTATGCCAAGGCCACGCCCGAGTCGGCGGTAGAGGACGTGCTGGGCCGGATCGGCGAGATTGCCAGGCAGGCGCCGGCCGACCGGTTGCTGCTTCCTGTCATCCTGGACGGAGAGAATCCCTGGGAGCATTACTACGACAGCGGCGAGCGGTTCCTGAGCGGCCTGTACGGGGCGCTGACCTCCGATCCGGTCAACGGGGTCCGTGTCGCGGTCGAATCGGTCAGCGGGGCGCTCGCCCACTTCGAGGCCCCGCAGCGGCTCGTCCACCTCCATTCCGGCTCCTGGATCAACGCGGACTACAAGATCTGGATCGGGCACCAGGAAGACAACCGTGGCTGGGAGCTGATTCGCGAGACCAGAGCCAGGCTCGCCGAAGCGAGCGGGCGGCTGCCCGAAGACCAGATCCGTGCGGCCTGGGAGGAGCTCTACGCGGCGGAGGGCAGCGACTGGTTCTGGTGGTACGGGGACGACTTCCAGACCGACTACAAGACCGAGTTCGACCGGCTGTTCCGCCTGCATCTGCGCAACGCGCTGGCGCGCGCGGACCTGCCCGTTCCGGATTTTCTCAACGAGCCGCTCATCGGAGAGCCAGAGCCCTATTCGGTCCACCTGCCGGTCAACCTCATCTCCCCGACGGTGGACGGGCTCGTGTCGGACTTCTTCGAATGGCAGGGCGCCGGTTCCATAGACCCGGCCCCGCCGCTGGGGGCCATGTGGCGAGCCAGCCGGATCTTCACCTACATCGGATTCGGCTTCAGCCTGGACGCGCTCTTCCTGCGATTGGACCCGGGCGAGGCGGCCGCACCCGACCAGCCCGCCCGGGTCGTCGAAGTGCACGTGGAGACGAACGCCCGGCTCCACAAGCTGACGTTCCCGCTCACCGGCCCGTCGCCCGACCACACGTTCACCCTCTGGTCGGCCTCCAGGGAGACAGGAGCCGCGTCATTCGTCGAAATCGGCCGGTACGGCACGATCGGCTGGCGCAAGGTGATCGAGCTGGCGGTGCCCTTCAAGGACCTGCACCTGGAGGCGGGGCAGGAGTTCCGCATGAGCCTGGCGGTCACCGAGGGAGGGTTGGAGATTGACCGCTATCCCCGCCACCTGCCGCTGGTCCTGACCGTGCCGGACCGCGACTATGAGGCGACCCTCTGGCGGGTCTAA